In the genome of Streptomyces lydicus, the window GACGTATCGTTAACGCCAGGTGAGCCGGGAAGTCTGGTCGGCAGGCAATGCGTTTCTCCCCTTCGTCGGCCAGGAAAGGCTCTTCCGCCCATGGCTCTCCCCAAGGCTGCCGTGTCCGCGGCCATACCCCCCGTGCGCTCCAGCCGGGGACCTCGCACTTCGGTGCTCTTCATCGCCTTCGCCTTCGCGGTGATCGCAGATCCGGTTTCGTCCGTCGCGTACGCCATCGAGGCTGCCCTGCGCGCGCTCCACGGTGACCTGGCGCTGCTGCTGCCCACCATGTCCCTGGTCGTCGGCCTCGTCGTCGTGGTGACCGCGAACTACTGGCAGCTGGTGCGTCGCTTCCCCAAGGGGGGTGGTGCGGCCGCCGCGGCAGGGTGGGCGTTCGGGCCGCGCTGGACCTTCCTGCCGATCGGTGCGCTGGTGGTCGACTTCGTTCTGACCATCGGCATCTCGATCTCGGCGGCGGCCAGCGCGGCGATCGCGCTCTTCCCCGCGCTTGCCGGTGCGCGCGTCCCGTTGGCTCTGGGGCTGCTGGTGCTGGTGGCCGGGCTGACCTGGTTCGGACACGGCGGTCGCCTGCTGTTCGCGGCGATGACCGTGCTGTTCGTGGCGGTCTCCGTCGGCGTCCTGATACTCGGCTTCACCAACCCGCACGAGATGGGCCACGCCCAGGTCAGCACCGATACCGGCCGGCCTGCCGCACTGGCCGTCGTGCTCGCCTTCCCCGTCGCCATGGCGCTGGCCACCGGCGTCGAAGCGCCCTCCACCGCCATCGCCCAGCTCGGCCAGCTCGACGACGCCCACCGCCGCCGCTTCGGCCGCGGCACCCTCGCCCTGCTCCTGGTCATCGTCGGCGGACTGACCATCGCACTCACCGCGCTCGCGCTCCGCCTGCACATCGGCATCCCGGCCGCCGAATCCACCCAGATCGCCGACATCGCACGCTCCGCCACCGGACCCGGCTGGCTGTACGGGGCGTTCCAGCTCACCAGTTCCCTGCTCCTGCTCGCCGCCGCGAGTTCCTCCTTCCAGGCGGGCCCCGGCCTGCTCAAGGCCCTGGCCGGCACGGCAGGCGCTCCTGGGGTCCTGCCACCGATCCTCGGCCGCACGAACAAGCACCACACCCCGTACTGGTCCGTCGTCGCGTACCTGCTCGCCGCCAGCATGATCATCGTTGCCGCAGCGGGCGAGGAACAAGAACTGGTCCTGTTCTACGCGGTCGCTGTCTTCGTCAGCTTCCTGGTCGGCCTGGTGGCCATGGCCCGCTTCGCCCGCACGGAGAAGAAACCGGCCCTGGCCTGGGTCAACTCACTCGCCGCAGCCGCCGTCGCTTTCACCCTCGCCGTGAACCTGCTGCGCGGCTGGCCAGTGCTCTCCCTTGCCGCCACCGTGCTCATCGCCGGGGCCCTCTACCTCCGGTGGGTCCACGCCGGACGCCCCAGCGGCATCGAGGATGTCGAGACCAAGGCCGAGGCCCAAGCCGAGGCCCTGCCCGAGAAAACCGGCTGAATCGGTACAGCCGGCCTGGGCCCCGCCTGACCGTGCAGCAACCGTCGACGGGACGAAGAGCCGACTCACGAAGACGTGACACCCCATGAAGTGAGGTACGGGACCGGTCAACGGCGGTGGGCCGGTCTTTGCCGCTACGCGGGGCGACGACGTCCGCGGGAGCACCGCAGTTCGAGAAAGTGACGGTCGGCGACCTTCCAGTAGCTGCCCGGTTGCCAGCCTGTGGCCGCTGCTTTCCGGCGGAGTGCGGGGACCCCTACGTGTGCCCAGGGAAAGGGCCTGCCGAGGCGGCCGCGGCCGTCGTCGAACTGCACCTGCAGTTGTTCGTCGACGTCGTCGGCGGATGCTTCCACCAGCAGCAGGCTTTCCGTCGGTGCCACGAGCGTTCCGATCCGGGCGAGCAGGGTCTGCGGGTTGCCGCCGATGCCGATGTTGCCGTCCATGAGCAGGGCGGTGTTCCAGAACCCTTCGCCCGGCAGCCGCTCGAAGACGGACCGGCACAGTGCCCTGCCCCCGGTGTGCTCGGTCCGATGGACTGCGGCGCGGCTGGTGTCGATGCCGAGTACGAGGTGGCCGCGGGCCCTGAGGGCGGCGACCAGGCGACCCGGTCCGCATCCGATGTCGAGGACCGCCCCCGTACACCGTTGCAGGACAGTCATGTCGGCGGGGTCCGGTGCGGCGCACCAGCGGTCCACCTCTGACAGGAGGACACCACCATCCGTACGGCGCATGTACAGGGGACCCCGCCCGTTCTTGAGCGCGGTGGCGTAGGGGTCCTCGTGTCGGGAGACGGAGCCCCCATGCTGCTCAGGCGCACATTCTCGGTGCTCACAGAGGGGACACCTTTCCGATCTTCAAAGAGCGGTCCGGGGCGAGGACCCTTTGCCCTGCGGGGGCGCGGAGCACGAGATGCGGGGTGTCCACGAGAGCCGCTTCGACGCGCCTCGCCACCTCCACCTGGATACGGGACGGAGCGAGGAGTTCCTTGGTCCGGCCCGGTACGGGCTCCTTTGCCAGGACGATCAGTGTGGTTTGTTGAAGTGCACCGGCCATCGAGTCTCCGCTGTCACGTTCAGAGCATGTGCGTGGAGAGATCTTGTTGCTCAGTTCTCCTTTCGGCCGGGTGCCGTCGGTAGCGAGCCGTCCGTCTTCGTCCGGGGCGAACGTGCGTGCCACATGGCGACGAGCAGACACAGTGCGGAGACAGCGAAGAGGGCGGCGGTGATCAGCAGCCAGCGGTCCAGGAACCCGTCGGCCGGCAGGCCGGTGTAGGACGTGAACCCCGGCACCCGCCTGAGGATCAGCGGGTACCAGACGAGGAGCAGCAACAGGGCCACGAAGGCGGGCACACGGACGTAGTTGATCCAGCCCGCCACCGGGCGGGAGGGCTCCGCAGCACTCCTGCGGCGCCTGAAAATACCTTGAAGCACGCGGTCGGTGACCGTGTACAGGGGCAGGAAGACAAGGTCGTGCAGGAGGGCCGCGCCGACGAACCAGATGGCGACGCCGAGGGTGTCGCCCTTGAACAGTTGCAGGCCCGCGTACACGGCCAAGGCGAAGGAGCAGAGCACGAGCAGCAGGTGGAAGGGGGAGGCGCCGTAGCGCGTGCGGAAGCCTGTCACTGTGCTGCTCCGAAGGTGAGACGGGTGACCCATTTGGTGTTGTGCACACCGGGGTTGGCCGGGACGATGATCCGCGCGGGATAGCCGTGGTCCGGGGAGAGATCGGCGCCGTTGACCCTGAGGGCGAGCAGTGACCTGGGGTCGCGGACCTGGTTGTCGCGCAGGTGCGTCGAGCTGAAAGTGCCGCCGCGTTGCGCAGACTCGACGAAGACGCCCGGCGGACTCTGGCGCAGGCCGACCAGGGCGGCCAGGTCGGCCAGCCGGACACCGCTCCAGTCCTGGTCGTCGGTGGACCAGCCCTCGACGCACGCGATGGGCAGGCCGGCCACGTGTTGCGGCAGGGCCAGCACCTGCGCGCGGGTGAGGGCCACTTCCCTGCCGGGACCGCGTACGGTGAGGCGCCAGGCGGGTCCGATGTCGCGGGCGCGAATCCCGACGTCGGCGGCGGTTTTGTTGATCTGGAATCCGTTGGGCCCCGTGCCCGGCTCCTGGCCGTGCGGGGCCAACAGCGCGGTTTTGCGCAGGGATCCGCCGATGCTCTGGCCGGCCGTCACGATGAGCAGCCCCAGTGAACCTGCGCCCACCAGGCCCAGCACGCCGCGCCGCGACGTCGTGGGCGGCGCCGGGTCGGGAGCCACCAAGCCGGTGTCATCCGCCGGTTCCGGCTCCGTACGCGCGGTGGGCGTGCGCAGCACGGTGCGCCAGCGACGGCTGCGCAGCGCCTTTGTCATGGTGGGGATGCGGAAGGCGATGTGCACGATGAAGGCGCCGATGAAGACCCAGGCGCCGTAGAAGTGCAGGGTGTAGAACGAGCCGGGGAAGATGTAGTGCAGCTGGATGTTCAGCACGCCGGTGACGAATTCGAACAGCACCCCGCCCACGAGCAGCAGCACGGAAAGCCGCTCCAGCGCGTGACTCGGCGAACGCAGGGGCGGCCACGAGAAGAGCTTCGGGACAACCGACCACAGCTTCCCCAGCAGGATCGGAATCAGCACCACGCCGAGGGTGACGTGAACGCCCTGGGTGAGGCGGTAGAGCCAGTAAGGGTTCGTCGGCCAGGAGAACAGATAGAAGCCCAGCCAGCCCTTCTCCGGTGTCTGGTCGTTGCCCGGTGCCAGATCGGGGTTGTAGGCGGCGTACGACAGCAGCCCGGTGACGAACAGCACCGTGATGCCGACCAGCAGGACCAGCCCGAACACGGACGTCAGCCACGGCCCTCGCAGCGGGCTGCGCCAAAAGCTCGGGCGCGCCGGGCCCGGTGGCGGGGTGCTCGGCAGCGCGGTGAGGCGCTGACGGCTGCCGGTACGTGGCTTGGGAGCTGACTCAGCACGACGATCGGCATGGTTGCCGGAGTGCTTGGCGGCTCCGCCCTCCGGTGATCGTCTGCCGTCGTCCGGAGCCTCCGGCCGCGGCGGCGGCTCTGGGCGGCGAGGTTCGTCGCCACGGTCGCTACCCTCCACATCGGTCCTTTCACGAGGCCAGGGCGGCGCGTCCGCCGCGATAGAACCACCGTATGCCGCGAAACGCCCATAACCGCTCCAATACGCCCAATGGTCAGCCTTTCCGGTGTCACGTTGGCCTGGGAGCCGTTCTGGGGCGACAGGACCGAAATGCGTAACGCCGCCCTTGCTCCTTAGCCTGGAAGGACGACAGCAGTTCCACCGAGGGCGCGTACCGTCTCCGACGGCACCAGCCGTGATCGTTCCGTCAAGGCCGGCGAGCGCTTCAAGAGGGAGGCGAGCCGGCACTCATCCGTCCGGCTGACGTCGTGGAGCCGACCACGCGAGGGCGCGTGCGGCCGGCGATCCCGCGAGCGTTGGATTCGGCTCACCGGGCAAAGCACCCGACGGCCCGGAGAGTGCCGGAAAGGGGCGTCGCCGTGAGCACCAGACCGATCAATGACCATGCGCTGTTGTCCGATTGCCGGTCGGCTGCGCTGGTGGCCTCTGACGGTTCGGTGGACTGGCTGTGCCTTCCACGGTTCGACAGCCCGTCAGTCTTCGCCCGACTCCTCGACCACGACGCCGGGCATTGGTCCGTGCGTCCCGCCGGGCCGGCGGAGGTGACCCGACGCTACCTGGAGGGAACGATGGTCCTTGAGTCCACGTTCCGCACGCCCACCGGAACGGTGGTCCTCCTGGACACGATGGCGATGGGAAAGAGGGAACGCGGTCACACCATGGGCGACGACTCGCCAGGTGCGCTGCTGCGCCGGGTGGCCTGCACCACGGGCACGGTGGCCATGGACATCAGCTATGCCCCGCGGCCGGAGTTCGGTCTGATCCACCCGGTGATATCGCCGATCCGAGGCGGACTGATCTCCCACGGAGGAGCCCACACTCTGGTGCTCTCGGTATCCGTACTCATGGAGGTCGCAGAGTCCACCGCGCATGCGGAAGTCGAGCTGCGGGCCGGGCAGAGCCTGGAGATGGCCCTGCTGTCTTCGCCGGCCTGGGCCCAGGAGCCGGACGCCTGGAGTCCCCGTCGTATTCGCCGGCGGCTCGCTGACACGGCAAAAGCCTGGCGATCATGGTCCCACCTGCACCGACGTTACACCGGTCCGTGGCGCGAACAGGTCGCGCTCAGCGGGCGAGTGCTGCGGGCTCTTACCTTCGCTCCCACCGGTGCCATCGTCGCCGCGGCCACCACCTCACTGCCCGAGTGCGTCGGAGCAGGGCGGAATTGGGACTACCGCTATACCTGGGTACGCGACGCGAGCTTCACTCTCCAGGCACTGGCCACCTCGTCCTGTGAGAAGGAGAAGGCGGACTTCTTCGGG includes:
- a CDS encoding amino acid permease: MALPKAAVSAAIPPVRSSRGPRTSVLFIAFAFAVIADPVSSVAYAIEAALRALHGDLALLLPTMSLVVGLVVVVTANYWQLVRRFPKGGGAAAAAGWAFGPRWTFLPIGALVVDFVLTIGISISAAASAAIALFPALAGARVPLALGLLVLVAGLTWFGHGGRLLFAAMTVLFVAVSVGVLILGFTNPHEMGHAQVSTDTGRPAALAVVLAFPVAMALATGVEAPSTAIAQLGQLDDAHRRRFGRGTLALLLVIVGGLTIALTALALRLHIGIPAAESTQIADIARSATGPGWLYGAFQLTSSLLLLAAASSSFQAGPGLLKALAGTAGAPGVLPPILGRTNKHHTPYWSVVAYLLAASMIIVAAAGEEQELVLFYAVAVFVSFLVGLVAMARFARTEKKPALAWVNSLAAAAVAFTLAVNLLRGWPVLSLAATVLIAGALYLRWVHAGRPSGIEDVETKAEAQAEALPEKTG
- a CDS encoding class I SAM-dependent methyltransferase translates to MTVLQRCTGAVLDIGCGPGRLVAALRARGHLVLGIDTSRAAVHRTEHTGGRALCRSVFERLPGEGFWNTALLMDGNIGIGGNPQTLLARIGTLVAPTESLLLVEASADDVDEQLQVQFDDGRGRLGRPFPWAHVGVPALRRKAAATGWQPGSYWKVADRHFLELRCSRGRRRPA
- a CDS encoding molybdopterin-dependent oxidoreductase, with translation MPSTPPPGPARPSFWRSPLRGPWLTSVFGLVLLVGITVLFVTGLLSYAAYNPDLAPGNDQTPEKGWLGFYLFSWPTNPYWLYRLTQGVHVTLGVVLIPILLGKLWSVVPKLFSWPPLRSPSHALERLSVLLLVGGVLFEFVTGVLNIQLHYIFPGSFYTLHFYGAWVFIGAFIVHIAFRIPTMTKALRSRRWRTVLRTPTARTEPEPADDTGLVAPDPAPPTTSRRGVLGLVGAGSLGLLIVTAGQSIGGSLRKTALLAPHGQEPGTGPNGFQINKTAADVGIRARDIGPAWRLTVRGPGREVALTRAQVLALPQHVAGLPIACVEGWSTDDQDWSGVRLADLAALVGLRQSPPGVFVESAQRGGTFSSTHLRDNQVRDPRSLLALRVNGADLSPDHGYPARIIVPANPGVHNTKWVTRLTFGAAQ